One window from the genome of Larus michahellis chromosome 23, bLarMic1.1, whole genome shotgun sequence encodes:
- the ANO8 gene encoding anoctamin-8 isoform X2, translating to MRLVPVLPGRCDGDAGHGDGVSPWRGHPAAGQGPCPCAGPRQGVTRGPWGPSPSRLAAAAARGLPGFPWRPAAFSLSPFFLRFPISRSRGPAGSRPRRGAAGRDKLFGKRLLQAGRYIMSHKAWMKTVPTENCDVLMTFPDTTDDHTLLWLLNHIRLGIPELIVQVRHHKHTRVYAFFVTATYESLLRGADEIGLRKPVKAEFGGGMRSFSCEEDYIYENIENELYFFTSQERQNIIRYWLENLRAKQGESLHNIHFLEGQPIIPELAARGVIQQVFPLHEQRILKRLMKSWVQAVCEAQPLDEICDYFGVKIAMYFAWLGFYTSAMVYPAVFGSILYTFTESDQTSQDICCVVFAIFNVIWSTLFLEEWKRRGAEFAYKWGTLDTPAESIEEPRPQFRGIKRISPVTSAEEFYYPPWKRLLFQCLVSLPVCLACLSFVFLLMLGCFQLQEFVLSIQELPRIIRFLPKIVLAVIVTACDEVYKKIAYWLNDMENYRLQSAYEKHLIIKIVLFQFVNSYLSLFYIGFYLKDMERLKELLLIFSLSQSLVRQLKEALLPFILLHLHLSLIFFKGLLGFCWRLGVSKMLATLLITRQFLQNVREVSQPHLYRRLRRGDLNLRSLRQLAHAVLRLLASHRRPPAPPEGLRGEKKCLNGGCGVPEEEEEEEERRESDSEEESALDCGLKLKKVSFIEKAERRGGEPGGPEDESFLEEGSPTMVEKGMDPASVFELCEDEEEAEGPPGSPVKAAEPAVVVPRAGGRRRRAAESREEEEGEEEGRKRNRASWIDPPEEDYSTQLTQAEVESCMKKYEDTFQDYQEMFIQFGYVVLFSSAFPLAAMCALVNNVIEIRSDAFKLCTGLQRPFGQRVESIGQWQKVMEAMGVLAIVVNCYLIAQCGQLQRLFPWLSPEGAIISVVVLEHFALFLKYIIQVAIPDIPAWVAEEMAKLEYQRREAFKKHERQAQHHFQQQQRRKREEEERQRHAEYQARKERESSRDEAKPEAAGQDPAHEKSQSKGKGSGGSSHGSDKPKRPSSLLATNNVMKLKQIIPLQGKFLSGGAGAGSTATARSPQSPTGSENKLPGFLSFKFLKSPETKRDAGTEKVQSPTKPFNPGKLFNFGKSEGAGGNGAAATASPQPRPGPSADTGERPVPSKSHLNGAPEEGGREEPESRAEEESGGYKL from the exons ATGCGCCTTGTCCCCGTCCTCCCCGGGAGGTGCGATGGGGACGCTGGGCATGGGGACGGCGTGTCCCCATGGCGTGGGCACCCCGCAGCAGGACAGGGACCATGTCCCTGCGCTGGGCCCCGTCAGGGGGTGACAAGGGGACCCTGGGGACCGTCCCCATCCCGCCTCGCAGCGGCGGCGGCACGGGGCCTCCCCGGGTTTCCATGGAGACCGGCTGCTTTTTCGCTCTCCCCATTTTTCCTGCGGTTTCCCATCTcccggagccgcggccctgctggatcccggccccgccgaggggctgcgggcagag ataagctctttgggaagcggcTGCTCCAGGCCGGGCGCTACATCATGTCCCACAAAGCCTGGATGAAGACGGTGCCCACGGAAAACTGCGACGTGCTCATGACCTTCCCGG ACACCACCGATGACCACACGCTGCTCTGGCTCCTGAACCACATCCGCCTCGGCATCCCCGAGCTCATCGTCCAGGTCCGGCACCACAAGCACACCCGCGTCTACGCCTTCTTCGTCACCGCCACCTACGAGAG ttTGCTGCGTGGGGCCGATGAGATCGGGCTGCGGAAGCCAGTGAAAGCCGAGTTCGGTGGCGGGATGCGGAGCTTCTCCTGCGAGGAGGACTACATCTACGAGAACATCGAGAACGAGCTTTACTTCTTCACCTCTCAG GAACGGCAAAACATCATCAGGTACTGGCTGGAGAACCTGCGCGCCAAGCAGGGCGAGTCGCTGCACAACATCCACTTCCTCGAGGGGCAGCCCATCA TCCCGGAGCTGGCGGCCCGCGGCGTCATCCAGCAGGTCTTCCCCCTGCACGAGCAGAGGATCCTCAAGCGGCTGATGAAGTCCTGGGTGCAGGCGGTCTGCGAGGCCCAGCCGCTGG ATGAGATCTGCGACTACTTCGGGGTGAAAATCGCCATGTATTTCGCCTGGCTGGGCTTCTACACCTCGGCCATGGTGTACCCCGCCGTCTTCGGCTCCATCCTCTACACCTTCACCGAGAGCGACCAG ACCAGCCAGGACATCTGCTGCGTGGTCTTCGCCATCTTCAACGTCATCTGGTCCACCCTCTTCCTCGAGGAGTGGAAGCGCCGTGGGGCCGAGTTCGCCTACAAGTGGGGGACGTTGGACACCCCGGCCGAATCCATCGAGGAGCCCCGGCCCCAGTTCCGG GGCATTAAGAGAATCAGCCCCGTGACCAGCGCGGAGGAGTTTTATTACCCGCCGTGGAAGCGCctgctcttccagtgcctggtCAGCCTCCCCGTCTGCCTCGCCTGCCTCTCCTTCGTCTTCCTCCTCATGCTGGGCTGCTTCCAGCTCCAG gagTTCGTGCTGAGCATCCAGGAGCTGCCCCGCATCATCCGTTTCCTCCCCAAAATCGTCCTGGCCGTCATCGTCACCGCCTGCGACGAGGTTTACAAGAAGATCGCCTACTGGCTGAACGATATGg AGAACTACCGCCTGCAGAGTGCCTACGAGAAACACCTCATCATCAAAATCGTCCTG TTTCAGTTTGTAAATTCATACCTGAGTCTTTTCTACATCGGTTTCTACCTCAAAGACATGGAGCGGCTGAAGGAG CTCCTGctcatcttctctctctcccaaAGCCTCGTGCGTCAGCTCAAAGAGGCTCTCCTTCCCTtcatcctcctccacctccacctctccCTCATCTTCTTTAAGGGCCTCCTGGGCTTTTGCTGGAGACTGGGAGTATCCAAA ATGCTGGCCACGCTGCTCATCACCCGCCAGTTCCTGCAGAACGTCAGGGAGGTGTCGCAGCCCCACCTGTACCGGCGGCTGCGCCGGGGGGACCTCAACCTCCGCAGCCTCCGCCAGCTCGCCCACGCCGTCCTCCGCCTGCTCGCctcccaccgccgccccccggccccccccgagGGGCTGCGAGGGGAGAAGAAGTGTCTGAACGGCGGGTGCGGGGTgccggaggaagaggaggaggaggaagagcggcGGGAGTCGGACTCGGAGGAGGAGAGCGCCCTGGATTGCGGGCTGAAGCTGAAGAAGGTGAGCTTCATCGAGaaggcggagcggcgcggcggggagcccGGCGGCCCCGAGGACGAGAGCTTCCTGGAGGAGGGCAGCCCCACCATGGTGGAGAAGGGCATGGACCCCGCCTCCGTCTTCGAGCTGtgcgaggatgaggaggaggcCGAAGGTCCCCCCGGCAGCCCGGTCAAGGCGGCGGAGCCGGCGGTGGTGGTCCCGCGGGCAGGCGGCCGGAGGAGGCGGGCGGCTgagagccgggaggaggaggagggtgaggaggaagggcGGAAACGCAACCGGGCGTCGTGGATCGACCCGCCGGAGGAGGACTACTCCACGCAGCTGACGCAGGCGGAGGTGGAGAGCTGCATGAAGAAGTACGAG gacACCTTCCAGGACTATCAGGAGATGTTCATCCAGTTCGGCTACGTGGTGCTCTTCTCCTCCGCCTTCCCCCTGGCCGCCATGTGCGCCCTGGTCAACAACGTCATCGAGATCCGCAGCGACGCCTTCAAGCTGTGCACGGGGCTGCAGCGTCCCTTCGGCCAGCGGGTCGAGAGCATCGGCCAGTGgcag AAGGTGATGGAGGCCATGGGCGTCCTGGCCATCGTGGTCAACTGCTACCTGATCGCCCAGTGCGGGCAGCTCCAGCGTCTCTTCCCCTGGCTCAGCCCCGAGGGAGCCATCATCTCCGTGGTGGTGCTGGAG CACTTCGCCCTCTTCCTGAAGTACATCATCCAAGTGGCCATTCCCGACATCCCCGCCTGGGTGGCCGAGGAGATGGCCAAGCTGGAGTACCAGCGCCGCGAGGCCTTCAAG AAGCACGAGCGGCAGGCGCAGCAccacttccagcagcagcagcggcgcaagcgggaggaggaggagaggcagcggCACGCCGAGTACCAGGCCCGCAAGGAACGCGAGTCCAGCCGCGACGAGGCCAAGCCCGAGGCCGCCGGGCAGGACCCGGCCCACGAGAAGAGCCAGAGCAAAGGGAAGGGCTCCGGGGGTTCCTCGCACGGCTCCGACAAGCCCAAGcgccccagctccctgctggccaCCAACAACGTGATGAAGCTGAAGCAGATCATCCCGTTGCAGGGCAAGTTCCTctccgggggggccggggccggcagcACGGCCACCGCCaggtccccccagtcccccaccGGCAGCGAGAACAAGCTCCCCGGCTTCCTCAGCTTCAAGTTCCTCAAATCCCCCGAGACTAAGCGGGACGCGGGGACCGAGAAGGTCCAGTCACCCACCAAGCCATTCAATCCCGGCAAGCTCTTCAACTTCGGCAAGTCCGAAGGGGCCGGGGGCAACGGCGCCGCGGCCACCgcctccccccaaccccggcccggcccctcggCGGACACGGGCGAGCGGCCGGTCCCCAGCAAGTCCCATCTCAACGGAGCGCCGGAGGAGGGTGGCCGAGAGGAGCCGGAGAGCCGGGCGGAGGAGGAGAGCGGGGGCTATAAACTCTAA
- the ANO8 gene encoding anoctamin-8 isoform X3, with amino-acid sequence MRLVPVLPGRCDGDAGHGDGVSPWRGHPAAGQGPCPCAGPRQGVTRGPWGPSPSRLAAAAARGLPGFPWRPAAFSLSPFFLRFPISRSRGPAGSRPRRGAAGRDKLFGKRLLQAGRYIMSHKAWMKTVPTENCDVLMTFPDTTDDHTLLWLLNHIRLGIPELIVQVRHHKHTRVYAFFVTATYESLLRGADEIGLRKPVKAEFGGGMRSFSCEEDYIYENIENELYFFTSQERQNIIRYWLENLRAKQGESLHNIHFLEGQPIIPELAARGVIQQVFPLHEQRILKRLMKSWVQAVCEAQPLDEICDYFGVKIAMYFAWLGFYTSAMVYPAVFGSILYTFTESDQLVPSVPQTSQDICCVVFAIFNVIWSTLFLEEWKRRGAEFAYKWGTLDTPAESIEEPRPQFRGIKRISPVTSAEEFYYPPWKRLLFQCLVSLPVCLACLSFVFLLMLGCFQLQEFVLSIQELPRIIRFLPKIVLAVIVTACDEVYKKIAYWLNDMENYRLQSAYEKHLIIKIVLFQFVNSYLSLFYIGFYLKDMERLKEGLLGFCWRLGVSKMLATLLITRQFLQNVREVSQPHLYRRLRRGDLNLRSLRQLAHAVLRLLASHRRPPAPPEGLRGEKKCLNGGCGVPEEEEEEEERRESDSEEESALDCGLKLKKVSFIEKAERRGGEPGGPEDESFLEEGSPTMVEKGMDPASVFELCEDEEEAEGPPGSPVKAAEPAVVVPRAGGRRRRAAESREEEEGEEEGRKRNRASWIDPPEEDYSTQLTQAEVESCMKKYEDTFQDYQEMFIQFGYVVLFSSAFPLAAMCALVNNVIEIRSDAFKLCTGLQRPFGQRVESIGQWQKVMEAMGVLAIVVNCYLIAQCGQLQRLFPWLSPEGAIISVVVLEHFALFLKYIIQVAIPDIPAWVAEEMAKLEYQRREAFKKHERQAQHHFQQQQRRKREEEERQRHAEYQARKERESSRDEAKPEAAGQDPAHEKSQSKGKGSGGSSHGSDKPKRPSSLLATNNVMKLKQIIPLQGKFLSGGAGAGSTATARSPQSPTGSENKLPGFLSFKFLKSPETKRDAGTEKVQSPTKPFNPGKLFNFGKSEGAGGNGAAATASPQPRPGPSADTGERPVPSKSHLNGAPEEGGREEPESRAEEESGGYKL; translated from the exons ATGCGCCTTGTCCCCGTCCTCCCCGGGAGGTGCGATGGGGACGCTGGGCATGGGGACGGCGTGTCCCCATGGCGTGGGCACCCCGCAGCAGGACAGGGACCATGTCCCTGCGCTGGGCCCCGTCAGGGGGTGACAAGGGGACCCTGGGGACCGTCCCCATCCCGCCTCGCAGCGGCGGCGGCACGGGGCCTCCCCGGGTTTCCATGGAGACCGGCTGCTTTTTCGCTCTCCCCATTTTTCCTGCGGTTTCCCATCTcccggagccgcggccctgctggatcccggccccgccgaggggctgcgggcagag ataagctctttgggaagcggcTGCTCCAGGCCGGGCGCTACATCATGTCCCACAAAGCCTGGATGAAGACGGTGCCCACGGAAAACTGCGACGTGCTCATGACCTTCCCGG ACACCACCGATGACCACACGCTGCTCTGGCTCCTGAACCACATCCGCCTCGGCATCCCCGAGCTCATCGTCCAGGTCCGGCACCACAAGCACACCCGCGTCTACGCCTTCTTCGTCACCGCCACCTACGAGAG ttTGCTGCGTGGGGCCGATGAGATCGGGCTGCGGAAGCCAGTGAAAGCCGAGTTCGGTGGCGGGATGCGGAGCTTCTCCTGCGAGGAGGACTACATCTACGAGAACATCGAGAACGAGCTTTACTTCTTCACCTCTCAG GAACGGCAAAACATCATCAGGTACTGGCTGGAGAACCTGCGCGCCAAGCAGGGCGAGTCGCTGCACAACATCCACTTCCTCGAGGGGCAGCCCATCA TCCCGGAGCTGGCGGCCCGCGGCGTCATCCAGCAGGTCTTCCCCCTGCACGAGCAGAGGATCCTCAAGCGGCTGATGAAGTCCTGGGTGCAGGCGGTCTGCGAGGCCCAGCCGCTGG ATGAGATCTGCGACTACTTCGGGGTGAAAATCGCCATGTATTTCGCCTGGCTGGGCTTCTACACCTCGGCCATGGTGTACCCCGCCGTCTTCGGCTCCATCCTCTACACCTTCACCGAGAGCGACCAG TTGGTGCCATCCGTCCCGCAGACCAGCCAGGACATCTGCTGCGTGGTCTTCGCCATCTTCAACGTCATCTGGTCCACCCTCTTCCTCGAGGAGTGGAAGCGCCGTGGGGCCGAGTTCGCCTACAAGTGGGGGACGTTGGACACCCCGGCCGAATCCATCGAGGAGCCCCGGCCCCAGTTCCGG GGCATTAAGAGAATCAGCCCCGTGACCAGCGCGGAGGAGTTTTATTACCCGCCGTGGAAGCGCctgctcttccagtgcctggtCAGCCTCCCCGTCTGCCTCGCCTGCCTCTCCTTCGTCTTCCTCCTCATGCTGGGCTGCTTCCAGCTCCAG gagTTCGTGCTGAGCATCCAGGAGCTGCCCCGCATCATCCGTTTCCTCCCCAAAATCGTCCTGGCCGTCATCGTCACCGCCTGCGACGAGGTTTACAAGAAGATCGCCTACTGGCTGAACGATATGg AGAACTACCGCCTGCAGAGTGCCTACGAGAAACACCTCATCATCAAAATCGTCCTG TTTCAGTTTGTAAATTCATACCTGAGTCTTTTCTACATCGGTTTCTACCTCAAAGACATGGAGCGGCTGAAGGAG GGCCTCCTGGGCTTTTGCTGGAGACTGGGAGTATCCAAA ATGCTGGCCACGCTGCTCATCACCCGCCAGTTCCTGCAGAACGTCAGGGAGGTGTCGCAGCCCCACCTGTACCGGCGGCTGCGCCGGGGGGACCTCAACCTCCGCAGCCTCCGCCAGCTCGCCCACGCCGTCCTCCGCCTGCTCGCctcccaccgccgccccccggccccccccgagGGGCTGCGAGGGGAGAAGAAGTGTCTGAACGGCGGGTGCGGGGTgccggaggaagaggaggaggaggaagagcggcGGGAGTCGGACTCGGAGGAGGAGAGCGCCCTGGATTGCGGGCTGAAGCTGAAGAAGGTGAGCTTCATCGAGaaggcggagcggcgcggcggggagcccGGCGGCCCCGAGGACGAGAGCTTCCTGGAGGAGGGCAGCCCCACCATGGTGGAGAAGGGCATGGACCCCGCCTCCGTCTTCGAGCTGtgcgaggatgaggaggaggcCGAAGGTCCCCCCGGCAGCCCGGTCAAGGCGGCGGAGCCGGCGGTGGTGGTCCCGCGGGCAGGCGGCCGGAGGAGGCGGGCGGCTgagagccgggaggaggaggagggtgaggaggaagggcGGAAACGCAACCGGGCGTCGTGGATCGACCCGCCGGAGGAGGACTACTCCACGCAGCTGACGCAGGCGGAGGTGGAGAGCTGCATGAAGAAGTACGAG gacACCTTCCAGGACTATCAGGAGATGTTCATCCAGTTCGGCTACGTGGTGCTCTTCTCCTCCGCCTTCCCCCTGGCCGCCATGTGCGCCCTGGTCAACAACGTCATCGAGATCCGCAGCGACGCCTTCAAGCTGTGCACGGGGCTGCAGCGTCCCTTCGGCCAGCGGGTCGAGAGCATCGGCCAGTGgcag AAGGTGATGGAGGCCATGGGCGTCCTGGCCATCGTGGTCAACTGCTACCTGATCGCCCAGTGCGGGCAGCTCCAGCGTCTCTTCCCCTGGCTCAGCCCCGAGGGAGCCATCATCTCCGTGGTGGTGCTGGAG CACTTCGCCCTCTTCCTGAAGTACATCATCCAAGTGGCCATTCCCGACATCCCCGCCTGGGTGGCCGAGGAGATGGCCAAGCTGGAGTACCAGCGCCGCGAGGCCTTCAAG AAGCACGAGCGGCAGGCGCAGCAccacttccagcagcagcagcggcgcaagcgggaggaggaggagaggcagcggCACGCCGAGTACCAGGCCCGCAAGGAACGCGAGTCCAGCCGCGACGAGGCCAAGCCCGAGGCCGCCGGGCAGGACCCGGCCCACGAGAAGAGCCAGAGCAAAGGGAAGGGCTCCGGGGGTTCCTCGCACGGCTCCGACAAGCCCAAGcgccccagctccctgctggccaCCAACAACGTGATGAAGCTGAAGCAGATCATCCCGTTGCAGGGCAAGTTCCTctccgggggggccggggccggcagcACGGCCACCGCCaggtccccccagtcccccaccGGCAGCGAGAACAAGCTCCCCGGCTTCCTCAGCTTCAAGTTCCTCAAATCCCCCGAGACTAAGCGGGACGCGGGGACCGAGAAGGTCCAGTCACCCACCAAGCCATTCAATCCCGGCAAGCTCTTCAACTTCGGCAAGTCCGAAGGGGCCGGGGGCAACGGCGCCGCGGCCACCgcctccccccaaccccggcccggcccctcggCGGACACGGGCGAGCGGCCGGTCCCCAGCAAGTCCCATCTCAACGGAGCGCCGGAGGAGGGTGGCCGAGAGGAGCCGGAGAGCCGGGCGGAGGAGGAGAGCGGGGGCTATAAACTCTAA